One genomic window of Arachis stenosperma cultivar V10309 chromosome 10, arast.V10309.gnm1.PFL2, whole genome shotgun sequence includes the following:
- the LOC130954219 gene encoding solanesyl diphosphate synthase 3, chloroplastic/mitochondrial-like, which translates to MSFYRGLSRISRNLRGGGSFNGSRFHSLQFLASHKHHSSMGSTEKVRSFVFTKGLPALHSSRYKIHQQSHSISEDELDPFSMVADELSLVANNLRAMVVAEVPKLASSAEYFFRMGVEGKRFRPTVLLLMSTALNLSTPKPPHHFDQGGSVATDLRTRQQCIAEITEMIHVASLLHDDVLDDADTRRGIGSLNFVMGNKLAVLAGDFLLSRACVALASLQNTEVVSLLAKVVEHLVTGETMQMSTTADQRCSMEYYMQKTYYKTASLISNSCKAIAILAGQTAEVAMLAFDYGKNLGLAFQLIDDVLDFTGTSASLGKGSLSDIRHGIVTAPILFAMEEFPQLRAIVDKGFDNPDNVDIALEYLGKSRGIQRTKDLAVMHANLAAAAIDSLPDSDDEEVKKSRRALVHLTQRVITRTK; encoded by the exons ATGTCGTTTTATCGCGGACTGTCACGGATTTCGAGAAATCTCAGAGGCGGCGGTAGCTTCAATGGAAGTCGGTTCCATAGTCTCCAATTTCTTGCTTCTCACAAACACCACTCGTCTATGGGCTCTACTGAAAAG GTCAGAAgttttgtttttacaaaggGTCTGCCAGCATTGCATAGTAGCAGATATAAAATCCATCAACAAAGCCACTCCATTTCTGAG GATGAACTTGATCCATTTTCCATGGTTGCTGATGAACTCTCacttgttgctaacaacttgcgaGCGATGGTAGTTGCTGAG GTTCCTAAGCTTGCCTCAAGTGCTGAATACTTCTTCAGAATGGGGGTGGAAGGAAAAAGATTTCGTCCAACT GTTTTATTGTTAATGTCAACAGCATTAAATCTATCAACACCCAAGCCACCTCATCATTTCGACCAAGGAGGCAGTGTTGCGACAGATCTACGCACAAGACAGCAATGCATAGCTGAAATAACAGAGATGATCCAT GTGGCTAGTCTTCTTCATGATGATGTTCTGGATGATGCAGACACCAGGCGTGGTATTGGTTCATTAAATTTTGTAATGGGCAATAAG TTGGCAGTGTTGGCTGGGGATTTTTTGCTTTCTAGGGCTTGTGTTGCTTTGGCTTCTCTGCAAAACACAGAG GTTGTATCTTTGTTGGCAAAAGTTGTAGAACATCTTGTAACAGGAGAGACCATGCAAATGAGTACGACAGCAGATCAGCGGTGTAG TATGGAATATTATATGCAGAAGACATATTACAAGACAGCATCATTGATTTCAAATAGTTGCAAGGCAATAGCCATCCTAGCTGGCCAAACAGCAGAAGTTGCAATGCTTGCTTTTGACTATGGAAAAAATCTG GGATTGGCGTTTCAGTTGATAGATGATGTGCTTGATTTCACAGGCACATCGGCTTCCCTTGGAAAGGGTTCTTTGTCAGACATTCGCCAT GGAATTGTAACTGCTCCAATATTGTTTGCAATGGAGGAGTTCCCTCAGCTGCGTGCAATTGTTGATAAGGGCTTTGACAACCCTGACAATGTTGATATT GCTCTTGAGTACCTTGGAAAGAGCAGAGGTATACAAAGGACAAAAGACCTGGCCGTAATGCATGCTAACCTCGCAGCAGCAGCAATTGATTCCTTACCAGACAGTGATGATGAGGAAGTAAAAAAATCAAGGAGAGCCCTTGTACATCTTACTCAGAGAGTCATTACAAGAACCAAATAA